The Chiroxiphia lanceolata isolate bChiLan1 chromosome 4, bChiLan1.pri, whole genome shotgun sequence genome contains a region encoding:
- the PCDH7 gene encoding protocadherin-7 isoform X5: MRKMRTLLGFVHCCCCFLLLLPLPLWVSLAAAKQLLKYRLAEEGPADIRIGNVASDLGIVTGSGEVTFSLESGSDYLKIDNITGELSTTERRIDREKLPQCQMIFDENECFLDFEVSVIGPSQSWVDLFEGRVIILDINDNTPTFPSPVLTLTVEENRPVGTLYLLPTATDRDFGRNGIERYELLQEPGGDSGRRAGGGISAAAAPESAPYPGGSKRRQEAEAAARSSVFELQVADTLDGEKQPQLIVKGALDREQRDSYELSLRVRDGGDPARSSQAILRVLITDVNDNSPRFEKSVYEADLAENSSPGTPILQLRATDLDVGVNGQIEYVFGAATESVRRLLRLDENSGWLSVLHRIDREEVNQLRFTVMARDRGQPPKTDKATVVLNIRDENDNVPTIDIRKIGRIPLRDGVASVAEDVLVDTPIALVQVSDRDQGENGVVTCTVVGDVPFQLKPASEGEGEPQNKRKYFLHTSAPLDYEAVRDYNVVIVAVDSGSPSLSSNNSLLVRVGDTNDNPPVFSQAVLEVSFPENNLPGERVATVVATDADSGKNAEITYSLEASPLSSEAPGSIFSIDPDSGDVSVQAVLDREQRDTYEFQVTARDKGVPSLQGSTTVVVRVADRNDNEPRFMQDVFTFYVKENLQPNSPVGMVTVMDFDKGRNAELSLSIQPGDHDQAAGIFSIENDTGTIFSTVSFDREQQTSYTFKVKAVDGGEPPRSATATVSLFVMDENDNAPTVTFPSNSSYTVLPPSSNMRTVVATVVATDADTGLNADLNYSIVGGNPFKLFEIDPASGVVSLVGKLAPKHYGLHRLVVQVNDSGQPPQSTTALLHVFVNESLSNATVVESQVARSLHTPLAQDIAGDPSYELSKQRLSIVIGVVAGIMTVILLILVVVMARYCRSKGKHGYEAGKKDHEDFFTPQQHDKAKKPKKDKKGKKGKQPLYSSIVTVEASKPNGQRYDSVNEKLSDSPGMGRYRSVNGGPGSPDLARHYKSSSPLPTVQLHPQSPTAGKKHQAVQDLPPANTFVGAGDNISIGSDHCSEYSCQASSKYSKQVDTM, encoded by the coding sequence atgaggaagatGCGGACCCTCCTTGGCTTTGtacattgctgctgctgcttcttgctcctcctgcctctgccgCTCTGGGTCAGCCTGGCAGCGGCTAAACAGCTCCTGAAGTACCGGCTGGCCGAGGAGGGACCCGCTGACATTCGCATCGGCAACGTGGCTTCTGACCTGGGTATCGTGACGGGCTCCGGAGAGGTGACATTCAGCCTGGAGTCGGGCTCCGACTATCTCAAGATCGATAACATAACCGGGGAACTGAGCACCACAGAGCGGCGCATCGACCGCGAAAAGCTGCCGCAGTGCCAGATGATCTTCGACGAGAACGAGTGCTTCCTGGACTTCGAGGTGTCGGTCATCGGCCCGTCGCAGAGCTGGGTGGACCTCTTCGAGGGCCGGGTCATCATCCTGGACATCAACGACAACACCcccaccttcccttcccccgTCCTCACGCTCACCGTGGAGGAGAACCGGCCCGTGGGGACCCTCTACTTGCTCCCCACCGCCACCGACAGGGACTTTGGCCGCAACGGCATCGAGCGCTACGAGCTTCTGCAGGAGCCCGGCGGGGACAGCGGCCGCCGCGCCGGCGGGGGAATCTCGGCCGCCGCGGCCCCCGAGAGCGCCCCCTACCCCGGCGGCAGCAAGCGGCGGCAGGAGGCGGAGGCGGCGGCCCGCAGCAGCGTCTTCGAGCTGCAGGTGGCTGACACCCTGGACGGGgagaagcagccacagctgaTCGTCAAGGGGGCGCTGGACCGGGAGCAGCGGGACTCCTACGAGCTCAGCCTCCGCGTGCGGGATGGCGGCGACCCGGCACGGTCCTCGCAGGCGATCCTGAGGGTGCTGATCACCGACGTGAACGACAACAGCCCCCGCTTCGAGAAGAGCGTCTATGAGGCGGATCTGGCGGAGAACAGCAGCCCCGGGACCCCGATCCTGCAGCTGCGAGCCACCGACCTGGACGTGGGGGTGAATGGACAGATCGAGTATGTCTTTGGGGCGGCCACAGAGTCTGTCAGGCGTCTACTGCGGCTGGACGAGAACTCGGGCTGGCTCAGTGTCTTGCACCGCATCGACCGGGAGGAAGTGAACCAGCTTCGCTTCACTGTCATGGCCCGAGACCGGGGCCAGCCCCCCAAGACAGACAAGGCCACGGTTGTGCTGAACATCCGGGATGAGAACGACAATGTGCCCACCATCGACATCCGGAAAATTGGGCGCATTCCGCTCCGGGACGGGGTGGCTAGTGTGGCTGAGGACGTGCTGGTGGACACCCCCATCGCCCTGGTGCAGGTGTCAGACCGGGACCAAGGTGAAAATGGCGTGGTGACCTGCACCGTGGTAGGTGATGTGCCCTTCCAGCTCAAGCCGGCCAGCGAGGGTGAAGGGGAGCCACAGAATAAGCGCAAGTATTTCCTCCACACCTCAGCCCCTCTGGATTATGAAGCTGTCCGTGACTACAACGTGGTGATTGTAGCTGTGGACTCCGGCAGCCCCAGCTTGTCCAGCAACAATTCCCTGCTGGTGCGGGTTGGGGACACTAATGACAACCCTCCTGTGTTCAGCCAGGCCGTGTTGGAGGTCTCCTTCCCGGAAAACAACTTGCCAGGCGAGAGGGTTGCCACAGTGGTTGCCACGGATGCAGACAGCGGCAAGAACGCTGAGATCACCTACTCACTGGAGGCCTCACCCCTATCCTCAGAGGCACCAGGCAGCATCTTCAGCATCGACCCTGACTCTGGGGACGTGTCAGTGCAGGCGGTGTTGGACCGTGAGCAACGTGACACCTACGAGTTCCAGGTGACAGCCCGGGACAAAGGGGTGCCATCACTACAAGGCTCCACCACAGTGGTGGTGCGGGTGGCAGACCGCAATGACAATGAGCCGCGCTTCATGCAGGATGTGTTCACCTTCTATGTGAAGGAAAACCTGCAGCCCAACAGCCCTGTGGGCATGGTGACTGTAATGGACTTTGATAAGGGCCGCAACGCTGAGCTCAGCCTCTCCATTCAGCCTGGCGACCACGACCAGGCAGCTGGCATCTTTTCCATCGAGAATGACACCGGAACCATTTTCTCCACTGTCTCTTTTGACCGCGAACAGCAGACTAGCTACACCTTTAAGGTAAAGGCAGTGGATGGAGGTGAGCCACCAcgctctgccactgccaccgTGTCCCTCTTTGTGATGGATGAGAATGACAATGCACCCACAGTCACCTTCCCCAGCAACAGCTCCTACACTGTGCTGCCACCCTCCAGCAACATGCGCACTGTGGTGGCCACAGTGGTTGCCACCGACGCTGACACTGGTCTCAATGCTGACCTCAACTACAGCATTGTTGGGGGTAACCCCTTCAAACTCTTTGAGATAGACCCAGCCAGTGGTGTGGTGTCACTGGTGGGCAAGCTGGCCCCCAAGCACTACGGCCTGCACCGCCTGGTTGTGCAGGTGAATGACAGTGGGCAGCCTCCCCAGTCTACAACTGCCCTACTCCATGTCTTCGTCAATGAGAGCCTGTCCAATGCTACCGTGGTGGAGAGCCAGGTGGCCCGCAGCCTTCACACTCCCTTGGCCCAGGACATCGCTGGTGACCCCAGCTACGAGCTGAGCAAGCAGCGGCTTAGCATAGTCATTGGTGTGGTGGCTGGCATCATGACTGTCATCCTCCTCATCCTAGTGGTGGTTATGGCCCGCTACTGCCGCTCCAAGGGCAAGCATGGCTACGAGGCTGGCAAGAAGGACCATGAGGATTTCTTCACCCCACAGCAGCACGACAAGGCCAAGAAGCCCAAGAAGGACAAGAAAGGCAAGAAGGGCAAGCAGCCCCTCTACAGCAGCATCGTCACTGTTGAGGCTTCCAAGCCCAACGGGCAGCGCTACGACAGCGTCAACGAGAAGCTCTCAGACAGCCCTGGTATGGGCCGATACCGCTCCGTCAATGGCGGCCCGGGCAGCCCCGACCTGGCCAGGCACTACAAGTCGAGCTCGCCTCTGCCCACCGTCCAGCTGCACCCGCAGTCTCCCACCGCCGGCAAAAAGCACCAGGCCGTACAGGACCTGCCCCCGGCCAACACCTTCGTGGGCGCCGGCGACAACATCTCCATCGGCTCGGACCACTGCTCCGAGTACAGCTGCCAGGCCAGCAGCAAGTACAGCAAGCAG
- the PCDH7 gene encoding protocadherin-7 isoform X4 produces MRKMRTLLGFVHCCCCFLLLLPLPLWVSLAAAKQLLKYRLAEEGPADIRIGNVASDLGIVTGSGEVTFSLESGSDYLKIDNITGELSTTERRIDREKLPQCQMIFDENECFLDFEVSVIGPSQSWVDLFEGRVIILDINDNTPTFPSPVLTLTVEENRPVGTLYLLPTATDRDFGRNGIERYELLQEPGGDSGRRAGGGISAAAAPESAPYPGGSKRRQEAEAAARSSVFELQVADTLDGEKQPQLIVKGALDREQRDSYELSLRVRDGGDPARSSQAILRVLITDVNDNSPRFEKSVYEADLAENSSPGTPILQLRATDLDVGVNGQIEYVFGAATESVRRLLRLDENSGWLSVLHRIDREEVNQLRFTVMARDRGQPPKTDKATVVLNIRDENDNVPTIDIRKIGRIPLRDGVASVAEDVLVDTPIALVQVSDRDQGENGVVTCTVVGDVPFQLKPASEGEGEPQNKRKYFLHTSAPLDYEAVRDYNVVIVAVDSGSPSLSSNNSLLVRVGDTNDNPPVFSQAVLEVSFPENNLPGERVATVVATDADSGKNAEITYSLEASPLSSEAPGSIFSIDPDSGDVSVQAVLDREQRDTYEFQVTARDKGVPSLQGSTTVVVRVADRNDNEPRFMQDVFTFYVKENLQPNSPVGMVTVMDFDKGRNAELSLSIQPGDHDQAAGIFSIENDTGTIFSTVSFDREQQTSYTFKVKAVDGGEPPRSATATVSLFVMDENDNAPTVTFPSNSSYTVLPPSSNMRTVVATVVATDADTGLNADLNYSIVGGNPFKLFEIDPASGVVSLVGKLAPKHYGLHRLVVQVNDSGQPPQSTTALLHVFVNESLSNATVVESQVARSLHTPLAQDIAGDPSYELSKQRLSIVIGVVAGIMTVILLILVVVMARYCRSKGKHGYEAGKKDHEDFFTPQQHDKAKKPKKDKKGKKGKQPLYSSIVTVEASKPNGQRYDSVNEKLSDSPGMGRYRSVNGGPGSPDLARHYKSSSPLPTVQLHPQSPTAGKKHQAVQDLPPANTFVGAGDNISIGSDHCSEYSCQASSKYSKQPFRRVTFSVVSQPQDPHQGSLQSCYDSGLEESETPSRA; encoded by the coding sequence atgaggaagatGCGGACCCTCCTTGGCTTTGtacattgctgctgctgcttcttgctcctcctgcctctgccgCTCTGGGTCAGCCTGGCAGCGGCTAAACAGCTCCTGAAGTACCGGCTGGCCGAGGAGGGACCCGCTGACATTCGCATCGGCAACGTGGCTTCTGACCTGGGTATCGTGACGGGCTCCGGAGAGGTGACATTCAGCCTGGAGTCGGGCTCCGACTATCTCAAGATCGATAACATAACCGGGGAACTGAGCACCACAGAGCGGCGCATCGACCGCGAAAAGCTGCCGCAGTGCCAGATGATCTTCGACGAGAACGAGTGCTTCCTGGACTTCGAGGTGTCGGTCATCGGCCCGTCGCAGAGCTGGGTGGACCTCTTCGAGGGCCGGGTCATCATCCTGGACATCAACGACAACACCcccaccttcccttcccccgTCCTCACGCTCACCGTGGAGGAGAACCGGCCCGTGGGGACCCTCTACTTGCTCCCCACCGCCACCGACAGGGACTTTGGCCGCAACGGCATCGAGCGCTACGAGCTTCTGCAGGAGCCCGGCGGGGACAGCGGCCGCCGCGCCGGCGGGGGAATCTCGGCCGCCGCGGCCCCCGAGAGCGCCCCCTACCCCGGCGGCAGCAAGCGGCGGCAGGAGGCGGAGGCGGCGGCCCGCAGCAGCGTCTTCGAGCTGCAGGTGGCTGACACCCTGGACGGGgagaagcagccacagctgaTCGTCAAGGGGGCGCTGGACCGGGAGCAGCGGGACTCCTACGAGCTCAGCCTCCGCGTGCGGGATGGCGGCGACCCGGCACGGTCCTCGCAGGCGATCCTGAGGGTGCTGATCACCGACGTGAACGACAACAGCCCCCGCTTCGAGAAGAGCGTCTATGAGGCGGATCTGGCGGAGAACAGCAGCCCCGGGACCCCGATCCTGCAGCTGCGAGCCACCGACCTGGACGTGGGGGTGAATGGACAGATCGAGTATGTCTTTGGGGCGGCCACAGAGTCTGTCAGGCGTCTACTGCGGCTGGACGAGAACTCGGGCTGGCTCAGTGTCTTGCACCGCATCGACCGGGAGGAAGTGAACCAGCTTCGCTTCACTGTCATGGCCCGAGACCGGGGCCAGCCCCCCAAGACAGACAAGGCCACGGTTGTGCTGAACATCCGGGATGAGAACGACAATGTGCCCACCATCGACATCCGGAAAATTGGGCGCATTCCGCTCCGGGACGGGGTGGCTAGTGTGGCTGAGGACGTGCTGGTGGACACCCCCATCGCCCTGGTGCAGGTGTCAGACCGGGACCAAGGTGAAAATGGCGTGGTGACCTGCACCGTGGTAGGTGATGTGCCCTTCCAGCTCAAGCCGGCCAGCGAGGGTGAAGGGGAGCCACAGAATAAGCGCAAGTATTTCCTCCACACCTCAGCCCCTCTGGATTATGAAGCTGTCCGTGACTACAACGTGGTGATTGTAGCTGTGGACTCCGGCAGCCCCAGCTTGTCCAGCAACAATTCCCTGCTGGTGCGGGTTGGGGACACTAATGACAACCCTCCTGTGTTCAGCCAGGCCGTGTTGGAGGTCTCCTTCCCGGAAAACAACTTGCCAGGCGAGAGGGTTGCCACAGTGGTTGCCACGGATGCAGACAGCGGCAAGAACGCTGAGATCACCTACTCACTGGAGGCCTCACCCCTATCCTCAGAGGCACCAGGCAGCATCTTCAGCATCGACCCTGACTCTGGGGACGTGTCAGTGCAGGCGGTGTTGGACCGTGAGCAACGTGACACCTACGAGTTCCAGGTGACAGCCCGGGACAAAGGGGTGCCATCACTACAAGGCTCCACCACAGTGGTGGTGCGGGTGGCAGACCGCAATGACAATGAGCCGCGCTTCATGCAGGATGTGTTCACCTTCTATGTGAAGGAAAACCTGCAGCCCAACAGCCCTGTGGGCATGGTGACTGTAATGGACTTTGATAAGGGCCGCAACGCTGAGCTCAGCCTCTCCATTCAGCCTGGCGACCACGACCAGGCAGCTGGCATCTTTTCCATCGAGAATGACACCGGAACCATTTTCTCCACTGTCTCTTTTGACCGCGAACAGCAGACTAGCTACACCTTTAAGGTAAAGGCAGTGGATGGAGGTGAGCCACCAcgctctgccactgccaccgTGTCCCTCTTTGTGATGGATGAGAATGACAATGCACCCACAGTCACCTTCCCCAGCAACAGCTCCTACACTGTGCTGCCACCCTCCAGCAACATGCGCACTGTGGTGGCCACAGTGGTTGCCACCGACGCTGACACTGGTCTCAATGCTGACCTCAACTACAGCATTGTTGGGGGTAACCCCTTCAAACTCTTTGAGATAGACCCAGCCAGTGGTGTGGTGTCACTGGTGGGCAAGCTGGCCCCCAAGCACTACGGCCTGCACCGCCTGGTTGTGCAGGTGAATGACAGTGGGCAGCCTCCCCAGTCTACAACTGCCCTACTCCATGTCTTCGTCAATGAGAGCCTGTCCAATGCTACCGTGGTGGAGAGCCAGGTGGCCCGCAGCCTTCACACTCCCTTGGCCCAGGACATCGCTGGTGACCCCAGCTACGAGCTGAGCAAGCAGCGGCTTAGCATAGTCATTGGTGTGGTGGCTGGCATCATGACTGTCATCCTCCTCATCCTAGTGGTGGTTATGGCCCGCTACTGCCGCTCCAAGGGCAAGCATGGCTACGAGGCTGGCAAGAAGGACCATGAGGATTTCTTCACCCCACAGCAGCACGACAAGGCCAAGAAGCCCAAGAAGGACAAGAAAGGCAAGAAGGGCAAGCAGCCCCTCTACAGCAGCATCGTCACTGTTGAGGCTTCCAAGCCCAACGGGCAGCGCTACGACAGCGTCAACGAGAAGCTCTCAGACAGCCCTGGTATGGGCCGATACCGCTCCGTCAATGGCGGCCCGGGCAGCCCCGACCTGGCCAGGCACTACAAGTCGAGCTCGCCTCTGCCCACCGTCCAGCTGCACCCGCAGTCTCCCACCGCCGGCAAAAAGCACCAGGCCGTACAGGACCTGCCCCCGGCCAACACCTTCGTGGGCGCCGGCGACAACATCTCCATCGGCTCGGACCACTGCTCCGAGTACAGCTGCCAGGCCAGCAGCAAGTACAGCAAGCAG